The Chitinophaga parva genomic sequence CGGTGAGCACGATGTCGTCCATGCCGTAGTCGAGGATGCCCTGTTTGTAGGCATCGCTTACGCCGGCTTCCATGCTGGCGATGAAGCGGGTGCCGATGGACACCCCGGCAGCGTCCAGTACCAGCGCGCTGGCCACCTGCTGCCCGGTGGCAATGCCCCCCGCGGCGATCACGGGCTTGTCCGGGAAGGCGGCCCGCAGCGCCGGCACCAGCACCTGCATGGGATAGGGGCCGGCGTGCCCGCCAGCACCGGCGCATACGGCGATGAAGCCATCACAGCCTTCTTTGGCGGCTTTTTCTGCGTGTTGCAGATTGGTCACATCACAAAGTACTTTACCACCGTAACTGTGGGCAGTGTCTATCACGGTGCGGGGATTGCCCAGGGAGGTAATGTAAAAGGGTACTTTGGCGGCGGCGCATACCTGCAGGTGCTGCTCATACAGGGGATTGCTGCGCTGCACGATGAGGTTTACGCCATAATTGCCCAGCAGTCCGTGCAGCGCGGCTTTGCGGGCATTGAGCCTTTCCAGGAGGGCGGCCAGTTCGCCTTCCCGGCGGTAGTTGAGTGAAGGAAAGGTGCCGGCTATTTCCTGTTCCATGGCGGCATTGACCATGGCCTCATTGCTCACCAGGAACATGGGTGCCATAATAATGGGGTAACGGATGCCGAACGTTTGGGTAAAGGACTGGTGCATAAAACAGGCTTCAATGAACGGGAATAGTTAAATGTAACGATTTCCCGGACGCTTTACTTCCGCAGCTCCATGTGGCGGGCTACAAATTTGCCCAGGATGTCAAATTCCAGGTTCACGGTATCGCCGGCCTTCAGGTGCTTGATATTGGTGAACTCGTGGGTGTAGGGGATGATGGCCACGGTAAATTCATCAGCCCGCACGTTGAACACGGTGAGACTGATGCCGTTGAGGCAAATAGAGCCCTTTTCCACGATGAGGGCGGCAAACTGGGGCGGGAAGCCGATGCGGTAGATCCAGCTACCATCCTGTTCAGTTACGGAAAGGCAGGTGCCGGTGCCGTCCACGTGGCCCTGTACCAGGTGACCGTCTATGCGGCCGTTGAACACCATGGCGCGCTCCAGGTTCACACTGGAACCGGGTTTCAACTGGCCCAGGTTGGTTTTCTGGAGGGTTTCGTCGATGGCTACTACATCAAAGGTGGTGGTGTCCTGGCGGGTTACGGTGAGGCAAACCCCGTTGTGGGACACGCTCTGGTCTATTTTCAGCTCCGCGGCCAGGGGCGTTTCCATGGTGAGCTGTAGGTTAGTGCCCTGGCGTTCGGTGTGTGTTACGGTGCCGGTTGTTTCTATGATTCCTGTAAACATGGCTATTGATTTGGGCTTGCAAATTCCTCAATTAAATGGCAAATGCCAAATCCGGGAGTGGGGGACGGCCGGTTAGGAACCGGCAGGGGTTGATTATGAGCCGGTAAGGGAAAATTGCGCTGGGGCAATGGGTAAGTTGTATCTTTGCGGGGAGCAATGGGGCTGTGAGGGTGAAAAATTTAAAAAGGGCTTGGTGGATATTTGAAATAAATCTCTTACCTTTGCTTTCCATAAAAAAATTAATCAAAGGAGTTTTATGTTAATAATTGATTCAAAGGATTGCGAAAACATTGACAAAGCGCTTAAGAAATACAAAAAGAAATTTGAAAAAGCGCGCGTTTTATTACAACTGAGAACCCGTCAATCGTTTACCAAGCCGTCCGTTAAGCGTCGTACCCAGGTGCTGAAAGCGGTTTACCGTCAGCAGATTGCGAGCGGCAAGATTGAAGATTAATCCACTCAGTTGCTGAGTTTAACTTATACTTGATGATTGTAAAGTTTTCAATAACTTTACAATCATCAATTTTTTTGTGTTGACAGAACTGCAAGATCTCGTTGCCCGCTTCCAGGCCTATTTGCGTTTTGAAAAGCGATACGCAACCCACACGGTTACGGCCTACAGTACTGACCTGCAGCAATTCCAGGATTATATTACCCTTACCTATGGCAGCCTTCCGCTGGCCGGCATTGCCCATGTGCATATCCGGAGCTGGCTGGCCGGACTGATGGAAGCCTCCATCGCCCCCAAAAGCATTAACCGCAAAATCTCCACCCTTAAGTCTTTCTTTAAATTTGCCATCCGCCAGGGTATGGTGAAGCAATCGCCTATGGGCAAAGTTGTTTCGCCCAAGGTGGGCCGGCGCCTGCCGGAGTTCATTGATGAAAGGGGCATGCGGGCCCTGGAGGAAAACCATTCGCCGAAGGCGGCCCCCGATACCCATCTTATTTTTACGGACGACCTGGAAGGCCAGACCCACCGTCTCATTTTTGACCTGCTGTATAACACGGGCATCCGCTTGTCTGAGCTGATAGGCCTGCAGGAAAAGGATGTAGACCTGGGTCACCAGATGATAAAGGTGTTGGGGAAAGGCGGGAAGGAGCGGAGGGTGCCGGTGAGCGGCCCGCTCTGTGCACAGATCCGGGCGTACCGGGAGTTGCGCAATAAGGAATTGGGGGTGGAGACCAGCGTGTTGCTGGTGCATCCGCGCAGCGGGCGTCCGTTGTACCCGAAGTATG encodes the following:
- a CDS encoding NAD(P)H-dependent flavin oxidoreductase, which gives rise to MHQSFTQTFGIRYPIIMAPMFLVSNEAMVNAAMEQEIAGTFPSLNYRREGELAALLERLNARKAALHGLLGNYGVNLIVQRSNPLYEQHLQVCAAAKVPFYITSLGNPRTVIDTAHSYGGKVLCDVTNLQHAEKAAKEGCDGFIAVCAGAGGHAGPYPMQVLVPALRAAFPDKPVIAAGGIATGQQVASALVLDAAGVSIGTRFIASMEAGVSDAYKQGILDYGMDDIVLTERLSGTPCNIINTPAAKQMGYKQNFIEKMLSRNARTKKYFKMLVQLRGMKKLEKAIHPGTYQQLWTAGQSVEMIHDIVPVAQIVEQLLSELEDSRRRFCAHA
- a CDS encoding riboflavin synthase, which translates into the protein MFTGIIETTGTVTHTERQGTNLQLTMETPLAAELKIDQSVSHNGVCLTVTRQDTTTFDVVAIDETLQKTNLGQLKPGSSVNLERAMVFNGRIDGHLVQGHVDGTGTCLSVTEQDGSWIYRIGFPPQFAALIVEKGSICLNGISLTVFNVRADEFTVAIIPYTHEFTNIKHLKAGDTVNLEFDILGKFVARHMELRK
- the rpsU gene encoding 30S ribosomal protein S21 encodes the protein MLIIDSKDCENIDKALKKYKKKFEKARVLLQLRTRQSFTKPSVKRRTQVLKAVYRQQIASGKIED
- a CDS encoding tyrosine-type recombinase/integrase, encoding MLTELQDLVARFQAYLRFEKRYATHTVTAYSTDLQQFQDYITLTYGSLPLAGIAHVHIRSWLAGLMEASIAPKSINRKISTLKSFFKFAIRQGMVKQSPMGKVVSPKVGRRLPEFIDERGMRALEENHSPKAAPDTHLIFTDDLEGQTHRLIFDLLYNTGIRLSELIGLQEKDVDLGHQMIKVLGKGGKERRVPVSGPLCAQIRAYRELRNKELGVETSVLLVHPRSGRPLYPKYVYNMVRNTLTRHQITTISKKSPHVLRHTFATHLTNAGADINAVKELLGHASLAATQVYTHNTIEKLKAVHQQAHPKA